The Bacillus spongiae nucleotide sequence GAGCTTTTTGTACGAGATGTTTTGCAAGATATTCAAGAAAGCATTACGTTAGCGAAAAAAGCAGGGGTAAAAGACAATAATATTATTTTAGACCCAGGTATTGGGTTTGCTAAAGATGTTAACTTAAATATAAAAATGATGAGAGAATTAGATAAACTAGTGGCTTTAGGCTACCCTGTCTTACTCGGAACTTCTCGAAAGCGATTTATTGGACATGTGTTGGATTTACCAGTCGAAGAGCGCTTGGAGGGTACAGGGGCTACTATCTGTTATGGAATTCAAAAAGGTTGCAAAATGATTCGGGTGCATGATGTGAAGGAAATGAAACGAATGGCAACGATGATGGATGCGCTACTAGAAGGAGACGTTACCATTGGATAAAATTTTAATTGAAGAAATGGAGTTTTATGGATACCATGGCGTGTTTTCGGAAGAAACAACCCTTGGCCAGCGCTTTCGTGTGAATTTAGAGCTTTCTCTTCCATTACAAAAAGCAGGGAAAAGTGATAATCTGCGAGATTCCGTTAACTACGGTGAAGTGTATCAGCTTTGTCAGAAGATTGTTGAAGGAAAACCAGTTAAATTAGTTGAGGCGCTTGCTGAAAAGATAGCATCAGCTATATTGGAACAATTTCCACTAGTACAATTAACAAAAGTCAGAGTAATTAAGCCAGACCCACCAATACCAGGTCATTATAAATCGGTTGCCATTGAAATTAATAGAGGGAGATAAGATGAAATCTATTGCTTATATGTCACTAGGTTCAAATATGGATGAACGAGAATATTTTTTAGGTCAAGCTGTGAAAGCGTTACATGTTCATGAGGAAATTGAAGTACTAAAAGTTTCTTCGATTTATGAAACGG carries:
- the folB gene encoding dihydroneopterin aldolase; this translates as MDKILIEEMEFYGYHGVFSEETTLGQRFRVNLELSLPLQKAGKSDNLRDSVNYGEVYQLCQKIVEGKPVKLVEALAEKIASAILEQFPLVQLTKVRVIKPDPPIPGHYKSVAIEINRGR